The genome window aaCTAGACTTTGCGCTTGCGCTTCGCCTTGGTAGCTCCTTGTGGAGTGGACGTGGCCTGGGCCTCCATTGTGGAAAGATCCGGTGTGGACGCTCCCTTTCCAGCCACCAGTTTCTTGACCGCCTTGACTTTCGGCCTGGCTGCCTTGGGCTGAGCCAGAGTTCCAATGGACTTTCGCGGCTTTTTAGTCTTTCCCACCTCGGATGCATCCTCTTTTATcttggctttggttttggccGGTTTCTTTTCCGCTTCAGGAGTCGCTATCAGTGAAGTTTCCAGCATGGCCTGCGCGGCAGCGGATGAAGCTGCCTTGGATGCTGGCGGATTATTTTTGGATCCATCCTCGGgcttcttcttttttccagcCTGTATGTAAATATTGGTTTTACTACCATTTATATGATAAATCAAGGTAGCTAATTCTTATAAAATCTATTGAATTTACTTTAAACAGATTCTAGATTAGAATAAACCACGTACTTGCTTTGTTTTCCGCTCCGTTGGTTTACTGGATTTTTCCTTAGCACTCTTCTTTTCCTTCATCTTCGCCTTGGCCTCTTTCTTCTCAGCCTTCTCCTTTAGAACTTTCTCGACTTTGGCTTTcttttccttctccttctGTTTCTTTGCCTTCATTTTCTCCACTGCCTTGGAGGAGCTCTTCTGCTTATCGGTGAGTTTAAAGGACCTTTTAACCATCACCACTTCGCCGTTGGCTTCGGCCAATTTTAGAGCTCGATGGATGAGGCGGGCGGTTTTCTTCGGATCCTTCCACTCCTGACCATTGTCCTTTAGGTATGTCATTATGGCCTGAACCGATGAGCCCGATCGGCTCGCCAACTTTCCGATGGCCATAAGAGCTAAGGATATGAGCGTACCCTTTGGTTTTGAGACCATCGATTTGGGGTTGCCAGAATCGGGGGGCACCATTTTCGACCCATCATCAGGCGGAGGAGTGGGATAGAGATTCCGATCAGCTCCGAGCTTATCTGTCTCGGCCTCGTCACCGTCCTGCtgatcctcctcctcctcctccatctCCTCCTCATCTTCCTCCGGTAGCTCCTCTTCCTCGCCCATATTGGAGTCTTCGGATTCGGAATGATCATTTGGCATTTCCTCCTCGCTCTCATCTTCCGAGCCATCATTACGATCAACCGGCTTTAGTTTCATGTTATTAATTGGAAGTGAAATTGAACATAAATTAGAAATACAACTCAACAACTTTTAAGACACGAAAAAAGGTTAACAAAACGGTAATCGAAACTCGCAGTAACAATGATAAATTGCAATGACTGTTAAAGCCCAAAAAACGGGACCAAAAGTTATATCGGAAAGCTTTTTAAGTCGATTTTGTAAGTACCGTTTATTATTCAGATAAGTATACATAcatcatttaaatatttgaagcgTTTTTGACcacaaattttataaataaaacaatgaatatttatcatatatattaaaataagatATTAAGTAATACAATAGCAAATAGTTCAGTTTAAATAACGCGATCTTTTGTGAAACTTATCGATTATTTGTTGAATTAACAGTAGCATTACATCTGGTAACACTGTCAAAGAAGAAGAGGAGTTAATTCTAAAAAATGAGCGCACGAAAGgtaaacaatttgaaatttatgttttaaaactGAATAATAAGGAACTAATGCTTAGAAAACCTGGGTAAGATGTGCCTTCAGCGAGATGAACTTGACCACCAGTCCTGCTCCCTCGGAATCCACGCCTGCGAAACGCACAAGAAGTGCAAGCAATGTGAGCAGCTCCAGAGTTCCGAGGTCGAGAACTCCAAGCATAAATACGAAGCCAGTAAAGATTCCGGACGTGGAATCAGTGGATCTTACTGCCATGGATGATGACCAGGATGCGGACATCACTGGGCCACCGCCAGAAGTCAAAGAAAACTGGATGGAAAGCTTTGAGCCAGCCACCAGCGACGATTTAGCGGTGCATCCCAAGAAGGTCGGAGAACTACGCGATTGGCTGCGTCACTGCGAAGCGGTGCGCAAAAAGTTCCCGGCTCAAATGTGTCTACTTACTGGGCCCACTGGTGCTGGCAAAACCGCCACGTTGCGAGTCCTGGCCAAAGAGTTCGGCTACCAGCTGCAGGAGTGGATCAATCCCATCGATTGTGAGGTGGTCAACGCCTTGGGT of Drosophila mauritiana strain mau12 chromosome 3R, ASM438214v1, whole genome shotgun sequence contains these proteins:
- the LOC117143384 gene encoding histone H1-gamma, late, translated to MKLKPVDRNDGSEDESEEEMPNDHSESEDSNMGEEEELPEEDEEEMEEEEEDQQDGDEAETDKLGADRNLYPTPPPDDGSKMVPPDSGNPKSMVSKPKGTLISLALMAIGKLASRSGSSVQAIMTYLKDNGQEWKDPKKTARLIHRALKLAEANGEVVMVKRSFKLTDKQKSSSKAVEKMKAKKQKEKEKKAKVEKVLKEKAEKKEAKAKMKEKKSAKEKSSKPTERKTKQAGKKKKPEDGSKNNPPASKAASSAAAQAMLETSLIATPEAEKKPAKTKAKIKEDASEVGKTKKPRKSIGTLAQPKAARPKVKAVKKLVAGKGASTPDLSTMEAQATSTPQGATKAKRKRKV